A single genomic interval of Hydractinia symbiolongicarpus strain clone_291-10 chromosome 8, HSymV2.1, whole genome shotgun sequence harbors:
- the LOC130653581 gene encoding fibroblast growth factor receptor-like: MLDIIKPTTYEFEIDDALDSLDLLKPNIVTPLPMQQSGKAGSTIRLLCLLTGYPPLQIEWYLNGELISSLNDQRFSFENNTRALVIKDLKMQDSGSISFHAKNKYGEISNTCYLKVEGKSSKKTKALSMLPMKKKLTMVMNKGR, translated from the exons ATGCTAG ATATTATAAAACCAACGACGTACGAATTTGAAATCGATGATGCACTCGATTCGCTTGACTTATTAAAACCAAACATCGTTACACCGCTACCAATGCAACAAAGCGGTAAGGCTGGGAGCACAATACGTTTATTGTGTCTCCTTACCGGCTACCCACCACTTCAAATCGAATGGTACTTAAACGGCGAACTCATTTCTTCTCTGAATGATCAAAGattttcatttgagaacaataCTAGAGCACTGGTTATCAAAGATTTGAAGATGCAAGACAGTGGCTCGATCAGTTTtcatgcaaaaaataaatatggcgaGATAAGCAATACTTGTTATCTAAAAGTTGAGGGAAAATCGTCGAAGAAAACAAAAGCCCTCTCTATGTTACCAATGAAAAAGAAGTTGACGATGGTGATGAATAAAGGaagataa
- the LOC130655687 gene encoding phospholipid-transporting ATPase VA-like, which produces MRGKFKPTQGLSTENTETWNVIPKTYTSARSEVKQHKGNIIKTTKYTWLTFFPKNIFEQFHRFANVYFLFIIILNWIPLVNAFGKEIAMLPLIFVLAVTAIKDLIEDRQRYNSDKVVNNRMSDVYNSDSDTYLQKKWKDIQVGDIVKLYDNEIIPADILIVNSSDENGICHVSTANLDGENNLKQKQVPKGFIEDDKDFQTKDILFQIKCEKPNNQLHNFYGYIIHQDGSELGVDKDNLLLRGCTIRNTEYLTGIVIYAGHDTKAMLNNTGCRYKRSRLEKDINKDVVACVAILFTLCFVGALGCGFWTGEHDKFEELYSTDEAKAPKVEGFLRFWTFIIILQVIIPISLYVSVELVKLGQVYFINNDKEMFYAETSQYRVCRATNINEDLGQIEYVFSDKTGTLTENKMVFKKYSIYGISGDHPEGADDNDTAGQCQHLTENMRSEMGAKSQYAWDEFYTALAICNTVVVSQQPLVTNDNTLESSLDVTLPYDAPSRKTSVPNGSTKKLSVTSLSRQMRSQTLPPNIIIEQETDGNNVAGTPNREPGSDFLNIEFPPRVRMFSKAMSDRLSRSIESINSWMHYGLVPTYEFESPDEGALVKAAAAYGYKLANRTPEQIFFTTPTGDIKVYDILQVLQFDSARKRMSIIVRDDMGKIKMYSKGADTAIMLYLHHDQDELQQVTDAHLEVFAREGLRTLCVAKRDLTEEEYTNWLVQHEEAKVALRDRDQKLAASAEFIERKFTLLGATGIEDRLQEGVSETISSLRNAGIKLWILTGDKQETAVNIGFSCKLLDPAMEIITVNSHTKSECNELLDQISQRVNSKWPSYTVLPTSSLGASAGNGRPPLAMIIDGITLGFALEKPLDKKFIEIAKHCDAVVCCRAAPLQKAAVVSLVRENLKVMTLAIGDGANDVSMLQMAEIGVGIAGQEGVQAVMASDFVLGRFRFLKRLLLLHGFWCYDRIARMIVYFFYKNAMFVMLLFWYQLCNGFSGSNAIDDISLILFNLAFTSLPPIIAGIFDQSLCEESVLRRPLLYQWGQLGKAYSRKLFWLAMLDAVYQSLVLFFIPYFTYYSMDFGMLIAGVTFHQLAVVTASLHIAVETPNWTIVHYVTILGSAVLSYVYFFIYSAISPSINIYWTIFELMGTSQFWLLTFLCPLLALLPRILFRTFQTTLKPSVIQQVKKHLHNDVKQEIENLQNFSESSFRPDENITHRSTPT; this is translated from the exons atgaggGGGAAGTTTAAACCAACACAGGGATTGTCAACAGAAAACACAGAAACTTGGAACGTTATACCAAAGACATATACCTCTGCCAGATCAGAAGTTAAACAACATAAGGGAAAtataatcaaaacaacaaaatatacatGGCTaactttttttccaaaaaatatctTTGAACAGTTTCATCGTTTTGCAAATGTATATTTCTTGTTCATTATCATCCTCAATTGGATTCCATTAGTAAATGCATTTGGCAAAGAAATTGCTATGCTTCCCCTAATATTTGTACTAGCCGTGACTGCAATTAAAGATTTAATTGAAGATAGACAGCGTTATAATTCCGATAAAGTAGTTAACAATCGTATGTCAGATGTTTATAACAG tgATTCTGATACATATCTTCAGAAAAAGTGGAAGGACATACAAGTAGGAGACATTGTCAAATTGTATGACAACGAAATTATTCCAGCAGATATATTAATTGTAAATTCAAGTGATGAGAATGGGATTTGCCATGTGTCTACTGCAAATTTGGATGGTGAAAATAATTTGAAGCAGAAACAAGTACCTAAAGGTTTTATTGAG GATGATAAagattttcaaacaaaagatattttatttcaaataaaatgtgaaaaacCGAATAATCAGTTACACAACTTTTACGGATATAT AATACATCAAGACGGTTCTGAGTTAGGAGTTGATAAGGATAACCTTCTTCTGCGAGGTTGCACAATAAGAAATACAGAATATCTTACTGGGATTGTCATATATGCAG GCCATGATACAAAAGCCATGTTAAATAACACAGGATGTCGTTACAAGCGGAGCCGACTGGAAAAAGACATCAACAAAGATGTAGTTGCTTGTGTTGCTATTCTGTTTACACTATGTTTTGTTGGAGCGTTAG GTTGTGGTTTTTGGACCGGTGAGCATGACAAGTTCGAAGAATTATACTCGACAGATGAAGCAAAAGCTCCTAAAGTGGAAGGGTTTTTACGATTCTGGACCTTTATTATTATCTTGCAG GTGATTATACCAATCTCTCTGTATGTATCAGTTGAACTTGTGAAACTTGGCCAAGTCTATTTTATTAACAACGACAAAGAAATGTTCTATGCAGAGACATCTCAATACCGTGTTTGCAGAGCAACAAATATCAATGAAGATTTGGGTCAAATTGAGTATGTGTTTTCAGATAAAACTGGAACTCTCACAGAAAATAAAATGGTattcaaaaaatattcaatataTGGCATCTCTGGTGACCATCCAGAAG gtgCTGATGACAATGATACTGCTGGACAGTGTCAGCACCTAACAGAGAACATGCGTAGTGAAATGGGTGCTAAATCTCAGTATGCATGGGACGAATTTTATACTGCGTTAGCCATATGTAACACAGTGGTCGTATCACAGCAACCTCTTGTGACGAATGACAATACATTGGAATCTTCTCTAGATGTCACCTTGCCATATGATGCGCCATCAAGAAAAACTTCCGTACCGAATGGCTCCACGAAAAAACTTTCAGTGACTAGTCTAAGCAGACAAATGCGTTCACAGACTTTACCTCCGAATATAATTATCGAACAAGAGACAGATGGAAACAATGTAGCAGGCACGCCAAATAGGGAACCTGGTTCCGATTTTTTAAACATCGAATTTCCTCCACGAGTCCGAATGTTTTCAAAAGCCATGTCAGACCGGTTGTCAAGAAGCATCGAAAGTATAAATAGTTGGATGCACTATGGGCTAGTACCTACCTATGAGTTTGAATCTCCAGATGAAGGTGCTCTAGTGAAAGCAGCTGCAGCTTATGGTTACAAACTAGCTAACAGAACTccggaacaaattttttttacaactccTACTGGTGATATTAAAGTTTACGATATTTTGCAAGTTCTGCAATTTGACTCTGCTCGCAAGCGCATGTCAATCATTGTAAGAGATGATATGGGTAAAATTAAAATGTACAGTAAAGGCGCTGACACTGCAATCATGCTATATTTGCACCATGATCAAG aTGAGCTGCAGCAAGTTACTGACGCTCATTTGGAGGTGTTTGCTCGAGAAGGTCTACGCACTTTATGTGTAGCAAAAAGg gaTTTGACAGAAGAGGAATATACAAACTGGCTAGTGCAACACGAAGAAGCAAAAGTAGCACTTCGTGATCGTGATCAAAAACTTGCTGCATCAGCAGAATTTATCGAAAGGAAGTTTACCTTGCTTGGTGCAACTG gtatCGAGGACAGACTGCAAGAGGGTGTTTCAGAAACTATTTCTTCGTTACGAAATGCAGGCATCAAATTGTGGATTCTGACTGGCGACAAACAG GAAACAGCTGTCAATATCGGTTTTTCATGCAAACTTCTCGACCCAGCCATGGAGATTATCACGGTTAATTCTCACACAAAA AGCGAATGTAACGAATTGTTGGATCAAATCTCTCAAAGAGTGAATTCAAAATGGCCAAGTTATACTGTGCTTCCAACGAGCAGCTTGGGTGCAAGTGCTGGTAATGGAAGACCACCTCTCGCTATGATCATTGATGGTATTACGTTGGGCTTCGCACTGGAAAAACCTTTGGATAAAAAGTTTATCGAGATTGCTAAGCATTGCGATGCGGTGGTTTGTTGTCGTGCTGCACCCCTACAAAAG GCCGCAGTCGTTTCTTTGGTTCGTGAAAATTTGAAGGTGATGACCCTAGCAATCGGTGATGGAGCGAATGACGTCAGCATGTTACAAATGGCAGAG ATTGGAGTAGGAATTGCGGGGCAAGAAGGTGTGCAAGCTGTAATGGCGAGTGATTTTGTGTTAGGGAGatttcgatttttaaaaagacttCTTCTGCTTCATGGTTTTTGGTGTTATGATCGCATTGCTCGCATGATTGTctattttttctataaaaacgcT ATGTTTGTCATGTTGTTATTTTGGTATCAACTCTGCAATGGCTTCTCTGGTTCGAACGCCATCGATGATATATCATTGATCTTATTTAACTTAGCTTTTACATCACTACCACCGATCATAGCTGGTATCTTCGATCAAAGTTTATGTGAAGAATCTGTACTTAGAAGACCATTACTTTATCAATGGGGACAGTTAGGGAAAGCATACTCGAGAAAGTTATTTTGGTTAGCGATGCTTGACGCTGTTTATCAAAGTTTAGTTCTGTTTTTTATACCGTATTTTACATATTACTCCATGGACTTTGGAATGTTAATTGCAGGCGTCACCTTTCACCAATTGGCGGTAGTGACGGCTTCGCTCCACATCGCTGTTGAAACTCCGAACTGG ACTATTGTTCATTATGTCACCATTCTTGGCAGTGCAGTTTTGTCTTacgtgtatttttttatttattctgctATCTCACCGTCAATAAATATATACTGGACTATTTTTGAGTTAATGGGCACATCCCAGTTCTGGTTGCTAACGTTTTTGTGTCCTCTGCTGGCGCTGCTACCAAG AATATTGTTCCGTACTTTTCAAACAACTTTAAAACCGTCGGTTATTCAGCAGGTTAAAAAACATCTTCACAACGATGTGAAACAAGAAATAGAAAATCTTCAAAATTTTAGCGAGAGTTCATTCAGACCAGATGAAAACATCACACACAGAAGCACACCCACGTAA